A genomic region of Methanosarcina thermophila TM-1 contains the following coding sequences:
- the tmk gene encoding dTMP kinase has translation MRGKLITLEGIDGSGKSTVAGKLQENPAIKAFEPVFTREPTKGTLTGDAVEKAIQSDTDQLAELFLFTADHAEHLAKIVKPALEKGKIVISDRYSDSRYAYQGITLKTHLENPLEWVKNLHRDWTIVPDLTFLFDIRPEVSIQRCGKRGEQSKFEKIEFLRKVREIFLRLAREEPERFIIIDASRSPEYIEKEVTEKILEFLSRN, from the coding sequence ATGAGAGGGAAACTGATCACACTTGAGGGCATTGACGGCTCGGGCAAAAGTACGGTTGCGGGAAAGCTTCAGGAAAACCCTGCTATTAAGGCTTTTGAACCTGTGTTTACCAGAGAGCCTACGAAAGGCACTCTGACTGGAGATGCTGTGGAAAAAGCCATTCAGTCAGATACTGACCAGCTTGCCGAGCTCTTCCTTTTTACAGCTGACCATGCCGAACATCTGGCTAAGATTGTAAAGCCTGCACTTGAGAAGGGAAAAATTGTAATTTCTGACCGCTATTCTGATAGTCGATACGCTTATCAGGGCATAACCCTGAAAACTCACCTGGAAAACCCTCTTGAATGGGTAAAGAATCTTCATCGGGACTGGACTATCGTTCCGGATTTAACTTTTCTTTTTGATATCAGGCCTGAAGTCTCAATTCAGCGATGTGGAAAACGAGGAGAGCAAAGCAAGTTCGAAAAAATTGAATTTCTACGGAAAGTCAGGGAGATTTTCCTCAGGCTTGCAAGAGAAGAGCCTGAACGTTTCATTATAATCGATGCTTCCCGTTCCCCTGAATACATAGAAAAGGAAGTAACCGAAAAAATTCTGGAGTTCCTAAGCAGGAACTGA
- a CDS encoding (5-formylfuran-3-yl)methyl phosphate synthase, which produces MKLLVSPINKEEAIIASRGGADIVDVKNPKEGSLGANFPWIIREVKEAIEGRQPISATIGDFDYKPGTASLAALGAAVAGADYIKVGLYDIQTEDQAFEFLTKVTRAVKDYDSTKKVVASGYSDYKRINSISPLLLPSIAAEAGVDVVMVDTAIKDGKSTFEFMDEKELKKFTDLAHEHGLENAIAGSLKFEDLPILERIGPDIIGVRGMVCGGDRRTAIRQELVEKLVAEVQA; this is translated from the coding sequence ATGAAACTGCTTGTAAGTCCAATCAATAAAGAGGAGGCAATTATTGCTTCCAGAGGCGGCGCAGACATTGTAGATGTCAAAAACCCCAAAGAAGGTTCCCTTGGTGCGAATTTCCCATGGATAATAAGGGAAGTAAAAGAAGCTATAGAAGGCAGACAGCCTATAAGTGCAACCATAGGAGATTTTGATTACAAACCGGGAACTGCTTCCCTTGCAGCATTAGGAGCAGCAGTTGCAGGAGCAGATTACATTAAAGTTGGTCTTTACGATATCCAGACTGAAGATCAGGCTTTTGAGTTCCTGACAAAAGTAACACGGGCTGTAAAGGATTATGACTCGACAAAAAAAGTCGTTGCCTCGGGGTACTCGGATTACAAGCGTATCAACTCAATTTCTCCATTATTGCTTCCTTCAATTGCCGCAGAAGCCGGGGTAGATGTAGTAATGGTTGATACAGCAATCAAGGATGGGAAATCAACTTTTGAGTTCATGGATGAGAAAGAACTTAAAAAATTTACCGACCTTGCCCATGAGCACGGGCTTGAAAACGCAATTGCAGGTTCACTAAAATTTGAAGATCTTCCGATACTTGAGAGGATAGGACCAGATATTATTGGCGTCAGGGGCATGGTTTGCGGAGGAGACAGAAGAACTGCAATCCGGCAGGAACTGGTAGAGAAACTCGTAGCCGAAGTCCAGGCTTGA
- a CDS encoding HisA/HisF-related TIM barrel protein, with protein sequence MFRVILVMDIFNRSVVLAKGGNRENYRPISDSSKVCSSSDPVDIVELLHPREVYIADLNVLQGKGSLETNVGVIREVSLRADTMLDFGISSLQDVDKALSIAGTAVIGTETGMLSTIRDAASGNPGKISVSIDIKHGKVLKKDPELPESPFEIVKLLNSFPLKDLIFLDLDRVGTASGFDPDFLRKLVKCSSHSVLLAGGVKDMEDLFTLEELEVKGALIATAIHSGSVPQTVLSSGLRPNNKK encoded by the coding sequence ATGTTCCGAGTAATTCTTGTGATGGATATATTTAACCGTAGCGTAGTTCTTGCAAAGGGAGGTAACAGGGAAAACTACCGTCCGATTTCAGATTCAAGTAAAGTATGCAGCAGCTCGGACCCTGTCGATATAGTTGAACTCCTGCATCCCAGGGAAGTTTACATTGCCGACCTTAACGTACTCCAGGGCAAAGGGTCTCTCGAGACAAACGTCGGAGTAATCCGGGAAGTAAGTTTAAGAGCAGACACAATGCTTGATTTCGGGATCTCGTCTCTACAGGATGTAGATAAAGCTCTTTCCATTGCAGGGACTGCTGTAATAGGTACAGAGACAGGTATGCTTTCGACAATAAGGGACGCAGCCTCTGGAAACCCCGGAAAGATCAGTGTCAGTATTGATATTAAGCATGGCAAAGTCCTGAAAAAGGATCCAGAGCTTCCCGAGTCACCTTTTGAGATCGTAAAACTGTTAAATAGCTTCCCCTTAAAAGATCTTATCTTCCTTGATCTTGACAGAGTTGGAACTGCCTCAGGGTTTGATCCTGATTTCCTCCGGAAACTCGTTAAATGCTCCAGCCATAGTGTACTTCTTGCAGGAGGAGTCAAGGATATGGAGGATCTTTTTACTCTTGAAGAACTTGAGGTAAAAGGAGCCCTGATTGCGACCGCCATTCATTCAGGATCGGTTCCACAAACTGTATTGAGTTCAGGACTTAGACCAAATAATAAAAAATAA
- a CDS encoding metal-dependent hydrolase, whose amino-acid sequence MLIFGHIGITLGIFYLLNRLSSKNNFMAYFPWIAFGALLPDFIDKPLGRIILFDIIGSGRIFAHTLLFGFLLVLAGYYLYNRGKPELLVISGASFCHLLEDEMWNYPGAFFWPLFGWEFPKDTISGSFIEYLMIVFSRAYDPRYREVFISEIIGLLIIVFLTASIFKRK is encoded by the coding sequence ATGCTAATATTTGGACATATTGGAATTACTCTGGGAATTTTCTACCTCCTGAACCGCTTATCTTCAAAAAATAACTTCATGGCATACTTTCCATGGATTGCATTTGGGGCGCTTCTTCCAGATTTTATTGATAAACCCCTCGGCAGGATAATTCTTTTTGACATTATAGGAAGTGGACGTATCTTTGCCCATACTTTACTTTTTGGCTTTCTGCTGGTTCTGGCAGGGTATTATCTGTATAACCGGGGTAAACCTGAACTCCTGGTTATTTCAGGAGCATCTTTTTGCCACCTTCTTGAAGATGAGATGTGGAATTACCCAGGAGCATTTTTCTGGCCCCTTTTTGGTTGGGAATTTCCGAAAGATACGATTTCAGGGAGTTTTATAGAGTATTTGATGATAGTTTTCAGTAGAGCATACGACCCACGATATAGAGAGGTTTTTATCTCAGAAATTATAGGCTTGCTTATAATTGTATTTCTTACTGCAAGTATATTCAAGAGAAAATAA